TGCCTCGGAAATGGCTTGTAACATGAATATAAGAGCATCTGTTGTTGAGTGGCCCTTACACGCAAGGCGCGGATCACTTTTTTCATGTAACTGTGGCAGTAGCTTATTGCACGTGAATTCTTTGACAAAAGGTCGATAAATTATCCTAAGGTTCTAGAGCCAGCTTAATTTaagttagtataaatacacaggtgattatacaaaatcgcgcgctctcattggctcggtATCtaggattatcagccgataatcacctcgacggacaaaatggctgccagtattCGTTTTGCCagtgtaagtgaagatgattttgctttgaaatgttttttttttctcttttttgaaataattacctgtgtatttatactaaagtaattattcgcctcaggctcagtgattatcggtgaatattcacctcgacttcgtttcggtgaatattcaccgataatcacttcgccttcggcgaataattgttaattattcttaTGAAAGGCTAACAAACTGGCCAAAGGATAAAGCTTAGGAAGGACTCAGTATAAgcgattttcttttttgcatcCCGCTTGTCACCGAAGGTCGCCGGGGCAGGTAGTTTGGCGCGAAAGAAACTTTAGTTTCCCTCAGTCACTTCGCAAATGAATACAAGGGACATACTTCTTGACGAGGGGATCCCTGGGATCGGGGCGTGTTAACATTTGTGGCAATTTCTTCGAGATTAATTACAAGGATTTCTATGAATTgacaaatttctttcattgtCGTTGTCGCTCGAGTCTCTTCgcggagtaactgcagaataccggGCTACTCGAAGCAACTCCTCCTCGTTCCCGGCTAcgcgagtgagtgagtgagtatgTTGTTAACGTGCAAACGCGTAAACTGTGCAAGTTTCCACTGTACTTCTATCTCTTGCATGGATCACTGACGATCATCGCTGTGGAATGCCTCACCTTTtttgacgctttaagaacgaggtataccCTGCTCAAGGTTCTTTTTTGCCTTTGTTTGAACTTAGCCAAGTAGCCACGGTTTGCGCGTAACTGCAATTTTTTGAAGTGTTTTGGAGTGGACGGTGTCACAACGGATTTGGACCCCCTGCCGCGGATGCTTTAAACaacctttactgaaaaattaactgatCTGTACTTTTCTCAAAGATTTATGCTTTATGGTATCGGTCACTTTCGCCAGTAAATCTAACGCTGCCTCGATAAACAGTTCAATAAgctgtaatggggggagggggtgtcTAAATCCCCGAAGGGGGACTTAATCCGCTAGCAGGTTTAGTTAGCGGATTTGCAACGGGGCTCAAAATCTAGAggggtccaaattcgctaggacaGCCGCGTATTCTACAGTTAAGCCCTATTCGCCATACTTTGAGAACACAATCTCTGTACAAGTATCTTTTCAAAAAGAGACATTCGCTTCCGAAAGGTGTTAAATTAGAGCGTAGAACGTTACCAAGACGGCCAAAGTCGTGTTTTGCCCCCCTTCGCTGGTCTACTGCGCACATGAGCAGGCATGCTGGGCACGCGAGCGTAAACAAGAAAAGCGCATCGATATAAACTCAGAACGACAACTACTCAACCAAACAATATGAATTAATGTTTAATTATACTTTACAGCCTGCATCCAGTTTGAATTATAGCATGTTTTATCAGCAAGGCATTCTGACAATTTTTCCTAACAATCAAAAACGGCCTAAATTTGTACTTGATATTCCTTGCAAATTTTTAACTTCATTTCTGCAAGGTTGTGATTAAAGAAAAAGCAACTCGACTATTTCAAAAATTTGTCTACATAAAGCTATTTCCTATGATGTGCAGTTCAACTATCACCTCTTTCATAGCCTCATTCGAAGACATTGGTTCGTCACAGTATGTTTCCTCCACAATAAAGAAGGGGCAAAGACAAAGCAAAAGAACGTCTGTGAAGAAGGCTAATCAAAGTTTAAACATCGATCATAGAATGAtctagcctgattctcagacggtccagggcgctcgtgtcacgcactctaCTCCCTTCCCTTCTCCATCTTATGGAAGGGAGTATAGTGTGCGTGACACGAGAGACCTAGACCTTCTGAGAATCAGGCTGAGAATGATCAGCCAAATTGTGATGCGACGTTCATGAAAAACCGATTGGCAATATTTATTAGTTGTTTCCTACAATGTCAGGGTGCtaaaaaattcttcaaaattCTAATATAAACCTTAAACTCAAGGCAAAATCCTTGACCctagacaataattattgagatATTTGTTCTTGTTCCTTatctaaaaaaatgttttctatgATGTAAATCTTATACTCATTATGGTCCCCCTTCCGACAAACATACTTGTTTTggtgggaggggaggggaggggagggagccTTGCTGGCCTTCTTGTCAAGTTGTGGTCCAAAAgttcaaaaagtggaaaagGTTTCAACTCTTTTTGTTCAGGATTGAGAGTAAATCTAAAGAAAATGACAAAGTAAGATAAAGTTTTGGGAGCAATTTCAACTAGTGCATCGCCTTCTAAGTGCTTGTAAGAGTAATGGCAGGATCAGGTGCTAGTTTCCTAGCAACTACATTTAGAGCTAACCTGGGTTCAATGTATTTTCCGAGTTAAAGCTTTTTGGCAtactttcattaattaatttaattttcaccTTCATTTCCCACCTCATTGAACTCCTTTAGACTCCCTTCACCTTAAAAATCAAAGATGAAATCCCCTTGACAATTTCTTAACATAGTTgctttttaaggtggctctctacagttttcagaagaaaaagatcaagattttaaaacctgtgaaattaaagcaacaggatgtctcttcttaagtgttagtcactgcaattgatgtaaaatgtaattttaccaaacaaataaatgcaaatcaggggaaaatgctaaatatagtgactgaGCTCCCAGAGGGGGGACTAAGAACTAGACATTTGAAATGCCTTCCTCTCAAAACCTAGCCAAACGACCAGGGtcaaaattttgggaattagtaaacaatatgaagacGAAACTGTCAACATTTTTTAGAAAagatctatcagacagtttttcaaTTTTCAGTAACATCGAAATAGATGAAAATCGAGGTTTTTGCCCTTTGCGAAAAACCTGTCTGAGAGATTTAAATATTTCAAGTTCTTCTATACAGGAGTATTTTTTCTTGCTAAggaatcctgaaattttaaggtggggtcgtatggctagtttttgagaaaagaggcctttgaaatgtccccctccaggagcttggGCACTATAGTTAGCATTtccccctgatttgcatttatttgttaccgtaggtaaaattacattttacatcaattgcagtgactaacatttcagaagagacatcctgttgctctaatttcacagatttcaaaatcttgatctttttctttggaaaactgtagCAAGCCACCTTAAAGTGTATTTTCTTGCAGGATACCCTGGTAATTATTAATAAGGGGGTATCTCTTGGCCCTTTCCCTTCTGGGAATCGTTCATTCCTCCATGTTAAGCATAGCTGTATATGcgcaatacatgtacagtataaaTTGGGTTTACGCCAGGGAGAACAACAAAAGTCCTTGACCCCAAATGGAATGACGAATAAATGAAGGAATTTGTGACAAGACAATAATTTATGGCTAAGCAAGGAAAACATGTAAATGCAGCTTTAAGAACACAGATTTGCAACCACTAAGAACTTTCAAGGTGATGCACTTAGTGTATCAGACTTCTAGAGAGAACTACCCATTCAAAGACTCATTTGGTCAAAGTGCTACAGACAGCATTACAAAAAGGATCATTAATAATTAAAGTAGGTTTTATGGTTATTTAAGGTTATTAAAGTACGTTTTCATCTTTTTTACCCCAATTTTTTTGCATGGTATGCCACATTTCACTGGACAATCCATGACCTGTATATCGTTCACAGTCATAACCAGTTCACCAAAACAAGTAAAACCTAATGGCTTATCGCTTATTGTGTCAcgctacgttttttttttgaaacttcACGTGGAATTTTCCTGAGCCCTCGTTCGACGTGATGGTCTTTGAATCATGTAcactaacattaattttttttaactgatgAAGACCCAAGCACCAGCCAAAACCATTATTTTACAAGGCTTACATGTATTGCTTTGTTTGCCCAACTAAACCTTGCACTTTCCAAACATGTTAACCCACACCATAGATCTCGCTCATATTCAGACCCGCACAGGAATCAAAAATGACATTTCAGCAGCTAACAACACTGTAACTAcattcttaaaggggctaggtcacgcaattttggcaatttcagcactaatcaaatggtcatagaattaactaaaatatcaaaataactgttcaaaactataaaagaactctaacaaaacacagggaagccaagaagggacatggatggacaaaagtggagaggattgaaatggatcgaatttgggtaaatttgaaaaacgtcggcccaccttttttcaaatttatatcagtctatatcaaaacgtcatttaaaagctggaaaatcattctcagttgttatgtggctgtgattttgcaaatgaaagactcttgctctgccaatttgacgtttagagctcataaataacaaaattaaacaaaattacttaaaatagcgtgacctagcccctttaagaatcGCCATTGTGTTCTTCAGATTGAATTGGCTGCAGCGAATCTACAACCCCAAAATCAGGTTATTGTCAATCAAGCCAACAGCAGGAGCCATAAGGCTCTAGCAACAGATTAACTGATTTACCACTACCAACTGGAAGTGCACTGTATAGGATTCACTTCTAGGAATACATTTCAACAAGCTCAAACCTTCACAGAGCCATGATTTTCACTGGAAGTCTCTGGGATGTGAATGTTTACATCTGATATTATTGCATATTCTTGTGACAGAGTGGTATTGCTGGGAGCTGGTTTAACCATTTCCATCAGCTTCGACAAGTTCTTTTTCACTCTGAGTGATGACAGGCGTGCTGGGGCATTTTGCTTCCAGCAATCTCTCATCATTTTTACAACAGACTCGAGGACCTTGGAAGAaaatgaacaaaggaaaagcagTGTGAAAATATGTTCATGTGGGCTAGAGACGAAAGTGAGAAATGATCTTCACATTTATCTGGACAATAATATTTTAAAGCAATTATAGTCTTATAGACACCTTAAATTGAGGTGGCTCTAATGGCATTCGAACCCATCGCCTCTGCAAAGCCACGTGAACTTTGTTGATTCATGTAATGTTACTAGCTCCGTTGGCACATAACTcataataatttgttattattaacattgttttaacattaattttttgtacCACTTTGGTCTACAATTAAATGGTAGACCAACATGGTACAAAAGTGTGTGGATGACAATTTTTGAGCTGTACGTGCTACATGTCAACATTATGCTATATATATGGTAAGCCTACATATGAACCTCCCTAgaatgaacttcaaaaacgtCCCTGAAAAATATCATTGAAGGTGAATAGAATAAACGTATTTATCATACTCATCTACTGAGAAGCAATGGGACTTCTGACATTGGCATTTCAAATGGCCAGAAGACACTCTTTTCACTGGAAAAGTCACTTTCTAGTGAATGAGTACTTATTTCTCCCCAATTGAAACAGAACTAACAAATACCGagtagattccatgttgctatGTGTCTTTTCAGTAATAAATCACAgatgatgtcaaaatgtggAACAAAAAAGTGGTGCCCAAGGCAATAGTCATTAGCATCACTGATgctcttaccacattttgacattATCTGTGATTACTGACCAGAtgcatggcaacatggaatctattgtTTTACATATCATAAagaattaaaactaattttcatgatGACTTCGGCTAATATCCCATCTGTCCTCCACCAGATCATatgtcagaaccaatcaaaatgcctgTATCACTGTACTTACAGTATTGTGAAAACGTAATGAGAACGTAATTCGCCGCAATGCGTGAATTTCGgggcttttcgacgaaaaatggcgaatttttgtCCACCGCGAAAGTTCGCAGAAAATTCGCCGAATTTTCGCAATGCCTATTGTTGTAGTTGacgcgaattttcgagcgaaaattcgctttgaccgacaattcgttccgaaattttgagcgaaaattcgctttgACCGATAATTCGTtccgaattttcgagcgaaaatttgttgttttggtaTAGTTTCTGTGGGTATTACCAGCGAGCACAACACTAGAATGTACGGGATAGAACGCAACATCTCACCCTATTaagtgcttttctttcaaacttacCATGCAAATGTCCAGACAAAATAGACCTCATGTTTGTTTTACAGTCTCAAGGTTTCCAAGCTAAAAGTTACTTTCTTAAGGCGCcgttacactgtgaaatatttcatgcaacttgtcttgcaatgtGTTGGCGAcgttgtggcgggacaagttgaaggaaacatttcacagtgtaacataccctgtaATGGCCAAAATCGACAACAAGCGAAATTACGCTTTTGGTTTTTCGCGCTGGTCACTAAATGCGGCAAATTTTCTCCCTTTGTTTTTAGAGCGAATTTTTGCgctggtctcgaaaatgcggcaaattttctctctttgttttagcgaaTTTTCGCGCTGGGCTCGAAAATGCAGCGAAtatttctctctttgttttagcgaaatTACACTAGAAACATCGCGAAACGACGCTCGAATTTTCGAGGGAAATTTCGTCGAAAGTTCGcagggacaaagaacgaaattcgcgcatttcgctctcattactttttcacaatactgtaaTTCTTGTAAAAAAGATTATAAGTCAATaaaaaattttaacaaaattattaaattaaaatatacaaGAAGAGAAAGATGGATTTAATACTCACACTATTCTCTGACCATCTATTGGGTACAAATGGTCTTTTCTGTTGAGAAACCACAATTTTTTTCATGTCCTCGGCTGTGGGTTCAGCTGGCACCATACCGTGATATGGCAATTCATATGCTTCAAGCATCTTGCCTTCAAAACCATATAAAACCACTGAGTCAACAGAAATGGTTAACAAAGATCAACATGTTTTACCAAAGTTATAAAAAACCTCTTGAGCATTACAGACCCCACAATAGTATTAAGCTCTGGGAAAATAAAGAGGCTGGAAAGAACACTGTAAGTAatgattttgcaaaaaaaaactgCTCCAAATTGGCTAATTAAATTTTCCTAAGTAGCCTCggattgaacttgaaaatgttgACGCGGATTTTGTTGGACCTGGGCTTTGTTCATAAAAATAATGCATAATTACATGCAAGGCTGGCAGGAGGGAAAACCACAAAGATACACTTGCTGCCACAGAAACTGGAAATTATGGACAACTAGGCCACAGAGGTAAAGTAGATTTTTTCCCATCGTTGAGAATTGAATTTTGTACATTGATTCATCCATGTCATCGCTCCATCAGTGTGATAGGGCTCAAGTGACACACCAATGCACAAAGTTATTCCAAGGATACAGCATCCTTACTTCAATGAACACATTGCAATGATATGTACAATACCATGCATTGTGCTACAACATAGTCAACAAACTAATTTTGTGAAATCCGGTCTTTAATGTTCAATTTAAAGTGCCtctgtgattaaaaaaaccacttccttttttccttcagattttgaaagtgtgtttgcttaacacccgactggcaaaattttgagctttgatttttatccaaaggccgtttactttgagtgtaagttttggatttcacggtccgccattactcacgttcaaaactgactgattggacctcagttGGTTGGATCcggggaaaagtgacgtcagaggctcactagcttaaaatttcagcgtgtgaatgcagcttattatatatgcaaagcgtgagtttaaaagtctgaaagcccaaaacccccgtgctgcatattaattctgcggtgtacacacgtattgcattcttaaactagtgagcctttgacgtcattttcttctcgatccagctctctcaagaacataatgttagtatataatggcagaccattaaatagcaaaaaattacagttaaaataaagaggtgtctttttgaaatcaaggcttaaaacatgGGTCACTTtagttagtgttttgttaatatagttttgaaatccaaagaaaaattgtTTCCCCCTTGCTTCAGTGTTGAGtgcaaaattcaaaattaagaaaagacGTACACAGGATTTAAGTTAAGAATACCTTCTATTAAAGTTCTTTTCACAATCTCCCATATGACAAGACCAAAGGAATACATGTCAGCTCTCTTGTAAGACTCAAATGACTTGAACACAGTATCATCCAATATTTCAGGAGCCATATAACGTGGGGTGCCTAAATTCTGCTTCTTCAAACTGATTTCGTCTTTCCATTTATCAACGACAGCTAATCCCAGGCCCCCTATCGCACAAGTGAGATTTGCCTTCACCAATATGTTTTTTGACTTGATATCACAATGAGCTATGGAAAATGTTTCATCTTTTCGATAAATCTCTCCATGCAAATGGCTTAAACCTCGGGCCGCAGAGAGGGCTAACGAGCACATTTCCTGTATATTGACAGTTCTGTGATTAAGCAAATCAAACAACGACCCATTTTCATGATACTCCATCACAATGCAGCTGTAAGTGATTTGATTCCAGGAAAATGCACTGTGAGAGTGTTGAAGTCTGAGAATATTCTGCTGATTTCCCACAACACTGTTGACGCTTACTTCATTATTAAACACCTCAACCTTGCTGGGGTGAAACAACTTCACTGCCACATCATCTCCATGCCAAAGGCCTCTCCAAACCTTTGCAAACTTCCCTTCACCAATCACTTTAATCAAGTCTAAATCCTGCGCTGATGTGCGCTGAGCAAGTGGGTGAAATTCTGAATCACTCTGGCAGGACCAGCACTCTAGCACGGCACCTAATCCTTGTTTATTACCCGTACCCGAGTACTGTGTGTAGCCAAGGTTTGGATACTTGTCTTTTCTGAGCTGCTTTTTCTGTAGATGTTTGTAAATTAGGCACATGATAACAATGAGCAGCACCAGCACAGCTACTGGTGAAAAGATGCTTAGCAGGATGAAATCTAAATTCTGGTCACCTTCATTTGATTGGATTCTGCTTGAAGAATTTGCTGTTGAGAGGGAAATGTTTCTGTTGTAAATGCACACAATCAGACCatattttcacaagtaaacaGAGGTTAAGGGTTCAAGAAAGTAAACATTcctttttttacataaaacacTGACATACACATACCTGTCCATAGCAAGAATTAGGACACCAATATTTGGACACCATATTTGGGCATgtcatgcccaaatatggacaaaaataagactTAAGCCGTACGCACTGGAAAATGCGTCAGCTaagttacatccaaataaggaaattttaaactcaaaaaactcCAGCTCTGAAACAGAGTTAAACACTTCAAGGCCATGAACTTCTGACTATAGACAATGATACActgatgtcatttttttttcaaaggtatCGAATTATATGAAATAATCGCCAGGCTTGCCCAATACCGAGACGTTAGTCCTGAGTTAACTTTGTGAAAACAATAGGTGAGGTGACAGGGACAGTGATGTCTAACTTAAGTCATTTCCTAGAGGGTAACTACACAGAAATTCAAACCAAGGAAATATAGGCACAGTGGTTTATGATTTATTTTAATGCTGTAACCATTGAAAACACACTTACTTGGTGGTTCTGTTGGAAATGGAGGAGTTATGTTCCAGTTGCACCAACTTTTGTCACAACAGTAAATGGGGTTCATTGCATTTTGGCAAATTATCCTTAAACGCAGTGGGGTATCTATACATCCCCTTTTGACAGTAAAGCGGCCATTGTCATCTGGCTCTAGTGCAGAGAAACAGCCCAGTTTTGCTCTGCAGCTTCTTCCAGACTGTCCACAGTCATTGCAGTGACAGTTCATTCGTATTAAAGGTGATGTAGGTGTTTCTGTTGAATTACCATGCAGTGAGGGCATTTTTGTTACATTGGTTTGCCCTGTGAATTGAAATGTaagtgaataaaaacaaaacattgcttTAAATCATTGCTTAAGATCTTCATATCATTAGTACTTACATAGCCTTCCAGGGTACAATATATACATCAGGTTCATTCCATAACATGTGATTTTCAAAAGTTCaactaattgttttttgttttttttggcatGTTATGCATCTTAACGAGATAAACAGTATTAACTTCCGGTTTCCCACCACCATTCAGAGTGTTAATTGTCGACTATTTACTCAAATAAGCACCATGGCGCTTAATTTTATTTAGTTAATTTTTCATGTTTCCGGTGCGGCACTTATTTGAGTGAGGTGCTTATTTGAGGGCAGCACATATTTAAAAGGCTCATACCACAGAGACAAAATATTTCGATtgtacaattaaatttacttcaTGAGTATTTTTTCATGGCTTACCGACTTGAAGCTTAAACCCTAGTTTTGGCTTTCATAACAGCCTCGTCCATACTTTTCCGCAGATTTTCAAGAACTGAAGGACGCGAAGATTTGGCAGAGGGAACTGAATGAAAGAGCATCGAGATATACtcactttgaacttaaaaaCATCACTATTGATGAGAATATTCCCATTGCTGGCTTAGAACTGCATTGCAGCGATTAAAGTGTATTTTTATCATCTTATGGAAATACTCGAATAAGCACTGCACCAGATGGCACTGCGGCACTTATTAACTTTTCTGCTTCATTTGCGGTGCTTATTCAAGTAAATATGGTATTTCAGATGCTTGACAAGTTGGCTATACCAAAAGATATCTGATGAGTCCTTATAATGTCGGTGACATGTATGTATAGTATAGTGAAAGAATAGGGAGAGCAAAAACTACAACCAGTTTCAGGATAATCATCATTTTATATTGGCTTTTTATAAAATCACAGTACTTTTACAGTAAATGTGTATTTAAACATTAATCTTGGTCCATGTCATACTACTTGTGTGATGTTTAAAGATGTCCTTTATGAATGCAAGCTCAAGAACAAAGATGCACAACAGATGGCTAAGTACAGCCAGACGCTCATGACCCTGAAGCATTAGTTTATCTCTgatcagagctggggtttttaagtttaaaaatttccttactTAGATGTACAcatagctcgtgcattttcctgcTCATGcagctttgatcttatttttgtccatatttgggcataaaattggtgtccaaaaaatccccagctttgccCCAAGGAAAATAGAGTTGCAAGTTATGCGCTGCAAGGTCATTTTGTGCTTCTGGTACAGCTGATTGCTGACTACAAAAACGAGTCAGAAGATGATCATACAAAATGTACAAAATGTCTGGGtctgttgccaaaaacaacAGAAGGATACTAGGCACTCAGGTGTAACTTTATTCTACACAATGTGTGTGAATCGGATTAAATGTGATTTTTCAGAGCTTATGAGCTTATACAGTGCATGATCCAAAATAGCTGAGAATTAGCCATAGCATGTCTTGACCTGTAGCTTCTAGATGTACTTGGGTATTTTAATAATTTACACCTTAGGTTAGGTGTTATAAATGTCGTCACGTAATTGCTCAAACACTATAAGAGACTTAAAATAACACTGCTGcttgttttttaaacattagtAACATAAAAACTCTTACTATTGACAATATTGAAATTTAAACATTTGAAGAGTAATCTTGAAGGAATCTTATTTTGAGATGGAACGTCATtctaacaaaaagaaaaggaaacagttGCAAAATGGCTCTTAAACTGACATTCAAGGATATCCGGATATACCAAAGTCATATTAACAAGAACCATGCATGTTGCTCTCCTTGGTTGTGTTATCACAAGTAACTGGCTCACCAAAGATTAGCTTGTTAATAGCAGTCTCTgaataaaaattcaaacacTACATGAAATGGCATAACAATATAGTGACACgctacaaaaataataatatcatatACAAGAAGCTCACCATTCAGCAACATCTGAAACTTTCAAAATAACTGCAGTTTTAATACTCAAATATACAATACCACTAGGCTCCATATGTTGAATGACTGTCAGCTCCAAGCCAAACTTGAACGAAGTGATTGTGTACTTGACTCAATATTCTTACTGAGAGTAAGAATAGGTTATCGTGTATAATTAACATGTATGTAGGCATTCTGATATTGAATGTCTTGCAGTGTATTTGCCGAGATGCTTACAAGCGCGATGGTTACTGTCACTGTTTGTACAGGTGT
The genomic region above belongs to Montipora capricornis isolate CH-2021 chromosome 5, ASM3666992v2, whole genome shotgun sequence and contains:
- the LOC138049795 gene encoding activin receptor type-1-like isoform X2; amino-acid sequence: MNLMYILYPGRLWQTNVTKMPSLHGNSTETPTSPLIRMNCHCNDCGQSGRSCRAKLGCFSALEPDDNGRFTVKRGCIDTPLRLRIICQNAMNPIYCCDKSWCNWNITPPFPTEPPTNSSSRIQSNEGDQNLDFILLSIFSPVAVLVLLIVIMCLIYKHLQKKQLRKDKYPNLGYTQYSGTGNKQGLGAVLECWSCQSDSEFHPLAQRTSAQDLDLIKVIGEGKFAKVWRGLWHGDDVAVKLFHPSKVEVFNNEVSVNSVVGNQQNILRLQHSHSAFSWNQITYSCIVMEYHENGSLFDLLNHRTVNIQEMCSLALSAARGLSHLHGEIYRKDETFSIAHCDIKSKNILVKANLTCAIGGLGLAVVDKWKDEISLKKQNLGTPRYMAPEILDDTVFKSFESYKRADMYSFGLVIWEIVKRTLIEGKMLEAYELPYHGMVPAEPTAEDMKKIVVSQQKRPFVPNRWSENSVLESVVKMMRDCWKQNAPARLSSLRVKKNLSKLMEMVKPAPSNTTLSQEYAIISDVNIHIPETSSENHGSVKV
- the LOC138049795 gene encoding activin receptor type-1-like isoform X5, encoding MPSLHGNSTETPTSPLIRMNCHCNDCGQSGRSCRAKLGCFSALEPDDNGRFTVKRGCIDTPLRLRIICQNAMNPIYCCDKSWCNWNITPPFPTEPPTNSSSRIQSNEGDQNLDFILLSIFSPVAVLVLLIVIMCLIYKHLQKKQLRKDKYPNLGYTQYSGTGNKQGLGAVLECWSCQSDSEFHPLAQRTSAQDLDLIKVIGEGKFAKVWRGLWHGDDVAVKLFHPSKVEVFNNEVSVNSVVGNQQNILRLQHSHSAFSWNQITYSCIVMEYHENGSLFDLLNHRTVNIQEMCSLALSAARGLSHLHGEIYRKDETFSIAHCDIKSKNILVKANLTCAIGGLGLAVVDKWKDEISLKKQNLGTPRYMAPEILDDTVFKSFESYKRADMYSFGLVIWEIVKRTLIEGKMLEAYELPYHGMVPAEPTAEDMKKIVVSQQKRPFVPNRWSENSVLESVVKMMRDCWKQNAPARLSSLRVKKNLSKLMEMVKPAPSNTTLSQEYAIISDVNIHIPETSSENHGSVKV
- the LOC138049795 gene encoding activin receptor type-1-like isoform X4, which gives rise to MEPSGQTNVTKMPSLHGNSTETPTSPLIRMNCHCNDCGQSGRSCRAKLGCFSALEPDDNGRFTVKRGCIDTPLRLRIICQNAMNPIYCCDKSWCNWNITPPFPTEPPTNSSSRIQSNEGDQNLDFILLSIFSPVAVLVLLIVIMCLIYKHLQKKQLRKDKYPNLGYTQYSGTGNKQGLGAVLECWSCQSDSEFHPLAQRTSAQDLDLIKVIGEGKFAKVWRGLWHGDDVAVKLFHPSKVEVFNNEVSVNSVVGNQQNILRLQHSHSAFSWNQITYSCIVMEYHENGSLFDLLNHRTVNIQEMCSLALSAARGLSHLHGEIYRKDETFSIAHCDIKSKNILVKANLTCAIGGLGLAVVDKWKDEISLKKQNLGTPRYMAPEILDDTVFKSFESYKRADMYSFGLVIWEIVKRTLIEGKMLEAYELPYHGMVPAEPTAEDMKKIVVSQQKRPFVPNRWSENSVLESVVKMMRDCWKQNAPARLSSLRVKKNLSKLMEMVKPAPSNTTLSQEYAIISDVNIHIPETSSENHGSVKV
- the LOC138049795 gene encoding activin receptor type-1-like isoform X3 is translated as MLLNGQTNVTKMPSLHGNSTETPTSPLIRMNCHCNDCGQSGRSCRAKLGCFSALEPDDNGRFTVKRGCIDTPLRLRIICQNAMNPIYCCDKSWCNWNITPPFPTEPPTNSSSRIQSNEGDQNLDFILLSIFSPVAVLVLLIVIMCLIYKHLQKKQLRKDKYPNLGYTQYSGTGNKQGLGAVLECWSCQSDSEFHPLAQRTSAQDLDLIKVIGEGKFAKVWRGLWHGDDVAVKLFHPSKVEVFNNEVSVNSVVGNQQNILRLQHSHSAFSWNQITYSCIVMEYHENGSLFDLLNHRTVNIQEMCSLALSAARGLSHLHGEIYRKDETFSIAHCDIKSKNILVKANLTCAIGGLGLAVVDKWKDEISLKKQNLGTPRYMAPEILDDTVFKSFESYKRADMYSFGLVIWEIVKRTLIEGKMLEAYELPYHGMVPAEPTAEDMKKIVVSQQKRPFVPNRWSENSVLESVVKMMRDCWKQNAPARLSSLRVKKNLSKLMEMVKPAPSNTTLSQEYAIISDVNIHIPETSSENHGSVKV
- the LOC138049795 gene encoding activin receptor type-1-like isoform X1; the encoded protein is MKMSTFERAAFLAALLFHTASCFTGQTNVTKMPSLHGNSTETPTSPLIRMNCHCNDCGQSGRSCRAKLGCFSALEPDDNGRFTVKRGCIDTPLRLRIICQNAMNPIYCCDKSWCNWNITPPFPTEPPTNSSSRIQSNEGDQNLDFILLSIFSPVAVLVLLIVIMCLIYKHLQKKQLRKDKYPNLGYTQYSGTGNKQGLGAVLECWSCQSDSEFHPLAQRTSAQDLDLIKVIGEGKFAKVWRGLWHGDDVAVKLFHPSKVEVFNNEVSVNSVVGNQQNILRLQHSHSAFSWNQITYSCIVMEYHENGSLFDLLNHRTVNIQEMCSLALSAARGLSHLHGEIYRKDETFSIAHCDIKSKNILVKANLTCAIGGLGLAVVDKWKDEISLKKQNLGTPRYMAPEILDDTVFKSFESYKRADMYSFGLVIWEIVKRTLIEGKMLEAYELPYHGMVPAEPTAEDMKKIVVSQQKRPFVPNRWSENSVLESVVKMMRDCWKQNAPARLSSLRVKKNLSKLMEMVKPAPSNTTLSQEYAIISDVNIHIPETSSENHGSVKV